In Micromonospora sp. LH3U1, one genomic interval encodes:
- a CDS encoding LppU/SCO3897 family protein translates to MSEQVAPPPAPDAAPSPPAVETPQAAEPEPAAPQPAEPEAAAPQAVAPQPVEPEAAAPEAKKSGAKKALGIVGAILAIVVVAGLKFGIASAIGDYFNKDETAAAKTGDCIAELPEIRGTEQEKVDSAKVVECTSTDAAYTVVGRLDDQTEAQAKADTTCNQYFKENEEGYIFSSIEPGKTGYVLCLTKKV, encoded by the coding sequence GTGTCAGAGCAGGTCGCACCGCCCCCCGCGCCCGACGCCGCACCATCCCCGCCGGCCGTCGAGACGCCGCAAGCGGCCGAACCGGAGCCGGCCGCGCCGCAGCCGGCCGAGCCCGAGGCGGCCGCGCCGCAGGCGGTCGCGCCGCAGCCGGTCGAGCCCGAGGCGGCCGCGCCGGAGGCGAAGAAGTCCGGTGCAAAGAAGGCCCTCGGCATCGTTGGCGCGATCCTCGCAATCGTCGTCGTCGCCGGCCTGAAGTTCGGCATCGCCTCGGCGATCGGCGACTACTTCAACAAGGACGAGACCGCCGCCGCCAAGACCGGTGACTGCATCGCCGAGCTACCCGAGATCCGCGGCACCGAGCAGGAGAAGGTCGACAGCGCCAAGGTCGTGGAGTGCACCTCCACCGACGCGGCGTACACGGTGGTCGGTCGGCTGGATGACCAGACCGAGGCCCAGGCCAAGGCCGACACCACCTGCAATCAGTACTTCAAGGAGAACGAAGAGGGCTACATCTTCTCCAGCATCGAGCCGGGCAAGACGGGCTATGTGCTCTGCTTGACCAAGAAGGTCTGA
- a CDS encoding dienelactone hydrolase family protein, with the protein MGEMVSYRSNGGTSEGYLAIPASGMASPAVIVIQEWWGLVPHIRSVADRFAEAGFVALAPDFYHGETTSEPDEAQRLLMAMRMDEAAKDIAGAADYLAGRPEVTGKVGAVGFCAGGSLALWSATISERIVATAGFYPVLPWESMRPDWVDYAGKAAVIHCSEEDGTSAAEGVQSARRAIEEAGGNCNLYDYPGTSHAFFNDDRPEAFDQRAAASAWARTLELFRAKLG; encoded by the coding sequence ATGGGCGAGATGGTGAGCTACCGCAGCAACGGGGGCACGAGCGAGGGGTATCTCGCGATACCCGCCAGCGGCATGGCCAGTCCCGCAGTCATCGTCATCCAGGAGTGGTGGGGCCTGGTTCCGCACATCCGGTCGGTGGCGGACCGGTTCGCCGAGGCCGGCTTCGTCGCCCTCGCCCCGGACTTCTACCACGGTGAGACGACCAGCGAGCCGGACGAGGCGCAGCGGCTGTTGATGGCGATGCGGATGGACGAGGCGGCGAAGGACATCGCCGGCGCGGCCGACTATCTCGCGGGGCGGCCGGAGGTCACCGGCAAGGTCGGTGCCGTGGGTTTCTGCGCCGGTGGCAGCCTGGCCCTGTGGTCGGCCACCATCTCGGAGCGGATCGTCGCCACCGCCGGTTTCTATCCCGTGTTGCCCTGGGAGTCGATGCGCCCCGACTGGGTCGACTACGCCGGCAAGGCCGCGGTCATCCACTGCTCCGAAGAGGACGGCACCTCGGCCGCCGAGGGCGTACAAAGCGCCCGCCGGGCCATCGAGGAGGCCGGCGGTAACTGCAACCTCTACGACTACCCGGGCACCTCGCACGCCTTCTTCAACGACGACCGGCCAGAGGCGTTCGACCAGCGCGCCGCCGCCAGCGCCTGGGCCCGCACCCTGGAACTCTTCCGGGCCAAGCTTGGCTGA
- a CDS encoding uracil-DNA glycosylase, whose product MAESRTPEQVVARAARATDLADLDVAVSNCFACPRLVQWREDVARTRRAAFRDQEYWGRPVPGFGTGDARIAILGLAPAAHGGNRTGRIFTGDRSGDVLFAALHRAGLANQPTSVAADDGLALRDIRIFSAVRCAPPDNKPTPQERDNCAPWVHREVTLIRPTLRVVVALGAFAWAAWWPVLREVYGQRPPSPRPAFGHGAHWSGTGAPDLLGCYHVSQQNTFTGRLTPGMLDDVFGQAKQLAGVD is encoded by the coding sequence TTGGCTGAGTCCCGTACCCCCGAGCAGGTGGTCGCCCGCGCAGCGCGGGCGACCGACCTGGCCGACCTCGACGTGGCGGTGAGCAACTGTTTTGCCTGCCCGCGCCTGGTCCAATGGCGGGAGGACGTTGCCCGCACCCGTCGGGCCGCGTTCCGCGACCAGGAATACTGGGGCCGGCCGGTGCCGGGCTTCGGCACCGGCGACGCGCGGATCGCCATCCTCGGGCTGGCACCCGCCGCACACGGTGGTAACCGCACCGGCCGGATCTTCACCGGTGATCGGTCGGGCGACGTGCTGTTCGCCGCGCTGCACCGGGCCGGGCTGGCCAACCAGCCGACCAGCGTCGCCGCCGACGACGGCCTCGCGCTGCGGGACATCCGGATCTTCTCCGCCGTCAGGTGTGCGCCTCCGGACAACAAACCGACCCCGCAGGAGCGGGACAATTGCGCACCCTGGGTCCATCGTGAGGTCACGCTGATCCGGCCCACGCTGCGGGTCGTGGTCGCGCTGGGCGCATTCGCCTGGGCCGCGTGGTGGCCGGTGCTACGTGAGGTGTACGGGCAGCGCCCGCCCAGCCCGCGACCGGCGTTCGGCCATGGGGCACACTGGTCCGGCACGGGCGCTCCGGACTTGCTGGGCTGCTACCACGTCAGCCAGCAGAACACCTTCACCGGGCGGCTGACACCAGGAATGCTGGACGACGTCTTCGGCCAGGCTAAGCAGCTGGCCGGAGTGGACTGA